The Saccharopolyspora gloriosae genome has a segment encoding these proteins:
- a CDS encoding Crp/Fnr family transcriptional regulator: MALPIPAGGYRTFRDHLSEDEWHDLLRSGAPVRYEPGDVLLNEGDDGDHVLVLLSGACQIVGARLDQGRALLAVRWAGDVIGEQADLDQQPRSASAYALSKCSVRLLRGAEFAAFIRRRRLDRQLTRYVSAKLRSNSSMVAELAGLSVKSKVAWLLCRLAVSDEVHSFVPLSQRELADLLGLSRSSVAASLADFRATGLLRTEQHGVQVLAISALLAEIGPTDTR; the protein is encoded by the coding sequence GTGGCGCTCCCCATCCCGGCAGGCGGTTACCGCACCTTCCGCGATCACCTTTCGGAAGACGAGTGGCACGACCTGCTGCGCAGCGGCGCTCCGGTCCGCTACGAGCCGGGCGATGTGCTGCTCAACGAGGGCGACGACGGCGATCACGTGCTGGTGCTGCTGTCCGGTGCCTGCCAGATCGTCGGCGCCCGCCTCGACCAGGGACGGGCGTTGCTGGCGGTGCGTTGGGCGGGCGACGTGATCGGAGAGCAGGCGGACCTCGATCAGCAACCCCGATCGGCCAGCGCGTACGCCCTTTCGAAGTGCTCGGTGCGGTTGTTGCGAGGCGCCGAGTTCGCCGCGTTCATCCGTCGCCGCAGGCTCGACCGGCAGCTCACCCGCTATGTGAGCGCGAAGCTGCGGTCGAACAGCAGCATGGTCGCCGAGTTGGCCGGGTTGTCGGTGAAGTCGAAGGTGGCGTGGTTGCTGTGCCGGCTCGCCGTGTCCGACGAGGTGCATTCGTTCGTGCCGCTGTCCCAGCGCGAGCTGGCCGACCTGCTCGGGTTGTCCCGGAGTTCGGTGGCGGCGAGCCTCGCCGATTTCCGCGCCACGGGGTTGTTGCGCACCGAGCAGCACGGCGTGCAGGTGCTCGCCATCAGCGCGTTGCTGGCCGAGATCGGCCCGACCGACACCAGGTGA
- a CDS encoding dTMP kinase, translating to MGRLIVIEGLDGAGKRTLTEGLTERLREGGRTVAHAAFPRYTADVHAELIAEALHGGHGDLGESVYGMAVLYALDRRAAAEALRADLAAHDVVLLDRYVASNAAYGAARLHQDADGEFVRWTRELEIERFALPRPDLHLLLRVPAEVAASRAEHRERTETRRRDSFESDSSLQERCGAVYAELAEAGWWAPWRVIDGAERPDYAELAAEITAMTPGFAR from the coding sequence GTGGGGCGGCTGATCGTGATCGAGGGACTGGACGGCGCGGGCAAGCGCACGCTCACCGAAGGGCTCACCGAGCGGCTCCGGGAAGGCGGGCGCACCGTCGCGCACGCCGCGTTCCCGCGCTACACCGCGGACGTGCACGCCGAACTGATCGCCGAGGCGCTGCACGGCGGCCACGGCGACCTCGGTGAATCCGTGTACGGCATGGCCGTGCTGTACGCGCTGGACCGGCGGGCCGCCGCCGAGGCGCTGCGCGCCGACCTCGCCGCGCACGACGTGGTGCTGCTGGACCGCTACGTCGCCTCCAACGCCGCCTACGGCGCCGCCCGGCTGCACCAGGACGCCGACGGGGAGTTCGTGCGCTGGACGCGGGAACTGGAGATCGAGCGGTTCGCCCTGCCTCGGCCCGACCTGCACCTGCTGCTGCGGGTCCCGGCGGAGGTGGCGGCTTCCCGCGCCGAGCACCGGGAACGCACCGAGACCCGGCGCCGCGACAGCTTCGAATCCGACTCCTCGCTGCAGGAACGCTGCGGCGCGGTGTACGCGGAACTCGCCGAGGCCGGCTGGTGGGCGCCGTGGCGCGTGATCGACGGCGCCGAACGCCCCGACTACGCCGAACTCGCCGCCGAGATCACGGCCATGACTCCGGGCTTCGCGCGGTAG
- the mtrA gene encoding MtrAB system response regulator MtrA: MKARVLVVDDDPALAEMLTIVLRGEGFETAVVSDGTKAMPALRELKPDVVLLDLMLPGMNGIDVCKAIRTESVVPIVMLTAKSDTVDVVLGLESGADDYVVKPFKPKELVARLRARLRRTDAEPAEVLAIGDLSIDVPGHEVTREGVPIALTPLEFDLLVALARKPRQVFTREVLLEQVWGYRHAADTRLVNVHVQRLRSKVERDPERPEVVLTVRGVGYKAGPP; the protein is encoded by the coding sequence ATGAAGGCGCGCGTGCTCGTGGTGGACGACGATCCGGCCCTGGCCGAAATGCTGACCATCGTCCTGCGGGGCGAGGGGTTCGAAACCGCTGTGGTCAGCGACGGAACCAAGGCGATGCCCGCACTGCGCGAACTGAAACCCGACGTGGTGCTGCTCGACCTCATGCTGCCCGGCATGAACGGCATCGACGTGTGCAAGGCGATCCGCACCGAGTCCGTGGTGCCGATCGTGATGCTCACCGCCAAGAGCGACACCGTCGACGTGGTGCTCGGGCTGGAATCCGGCGCCGACGACTACGTCGTGAAGCCCTTCAAACCGAAGGAACTCGTCGCCCGCCTGCGCGCCCGGCTGCGCCGCACCGACGCCGAACCCGCCGAGGTGCTCGCCATCGGCGACCTCAGCATCGACGTCCCCGGGCACGAGGTCACCCGCGAGGGCGTGCCGATCGCGCTCACCCCGCTGGAGTTCGACCTGCTCGTCGCACTGGCCCGCAAGCCGCGCCAGGTGTTCACCCGCGAGGTCCTGCTGGAGCAGGTCTGGGGCTACCGGCACGCCGCCGACACCCGGCTGGTCAACGTCCACGTGCAGCGGCTGCGGTCCAAAGTGGAGCGCGACCCGGAACGCCCCGAGGTCGTGCTGACGGTCCGCGGCGTCGGATACAAGGCAGGCCCGCCGTGA
- the mtrB gene encoding MtrAB system histidine kinase MtrB, with amino-acid sequence MQLRVVVSTLALSSVVICVLGMVLQTQITYQLMSAKERAAKGQVQSSLPVLERELTAVDPNSDDVSQQLEQALNRLTTPDSNGSTQRPAAGAFEPVLVDGAGTGSGPQPFAGPLRDVPHELRRFVEQGQLAQQITTVPRGREPVTMLVVGTPVDSSTRALQAYLLFPLTSEKGTLNVVQSTLLVGGLVLVVLLGAITNLVTRQVVRPVRQAAQNAARLADGDLDQRMRVIGEDDVARLAESFNEMADSLKQQIKQLEEFGQLQRRFTSDVSHELRTPLTTVRMAADVLHASREQFPPGLARSTELLVDELDRFEALLADLLEISRLDAGVAELASEPLDLPAIVQRAVDSVRGIAETSNVPLRVEVAGDDLDLVGDVRRVERIVRNLIANAIDHAEGGPVEVRFGADERAVAVSVRDYGVGLRPGEAELVFTRFWRADPSRNRRTGGTGLGLSISSEDARLHGGLLDAWGEPGSGSCFRLTLPRTPGQDFTDSPLALPVGRRIAAPGALLARTVDAQADGEQEREGAVRDTGPARLSEPSSHDGAGLDQGPDHQPSEDQARVDQTKADHARAGRTAERGREDLR; translated from the coding sequence ATGCAGCTGCGCGTGGTGGTCAGCACGCTCGCGCTGTCGTCGGTGGTCATCTGCGTGCTCGGCATGGTGCTGCAGACGCAGATCACCTACCAGCTGATGTCCGCGAAGGAACGGGCCGCGAAGGGCCAGGTGCAGTCGAGCCTGCCGGTGCTGGAACGGGAACTGACCGCCGTCGACCCGAACTCCGACGACGTCTCCCAGCAACTCGAACAGGCCCTCAACCGCCTCACCACGCCCGATTCGAACGGCTCCACCCAGCGACCCGCCGCAGGCGCCTTCGAGCCCGTGCTGGTGGACGGCGCGGGAACCGGATCCGGGCCGCAGCCCTTCGCGGGTCCGCTGCGCGACGTGCCGCACGAACTGCGCAGGTTCGTGGAACAAGGCCAGCTCGCACAGCAGATCACCACGGTGCCCCGCGGACGCGAACCCGTGACGATGCTCGTCGTCGGCACTCCGGTGGACAGCTCCACCCGTGCTCTGCAGGCGTACCTGCTGTTCCCGCTGACATCGGAAAAGGGCACGCTCAACGTCGTGCAGAGCACCCTGCTGGTCGGCGGACTGGTGCTGGTGGTCCTGCTCGGTGCCATCACCAACCTCGTCACCCGCCAGGTGGTGCGCCCGGTGCGCCAGGCCGCGCAGAACGCCGCGCGCCTCGCCGACGGAGACCTGGACCAGCGGATGCGGGTGATCGGCGAGGACGACGTGGCCCGGCTGGCGGAGTCGTTCAACGAGATGGCCGACAGCCTCAAGCAGCAGATCAAGCAGCTCGAGGAGTTCGGCCAGCTGCAACGCCGATTCACCTCCGACGTCTCGCACGAACTGCGGACCCCGCTGACCACGGTCCGGATGGCTGCCGACGTGCTGCACGCCTCCCGCGAGCAGTTCCCGCCCGGTCTGGCCCGCTCCACCGAACTGCTCGTCGACGAACTGGACCGGTTCGAGGCGCTGCTGGCCGACCTGCTGGAGATCTCCCGGCTCGACGCGGGCGTCGCCGAGCTCGCCTCGGAACCGCTGGATCTGCCCGCGATCGTGCAGCGCGCCGTGGATTCGGTGCGCGGCATCGCCGAAACCAGCAACGTCCCGCTGCGCGTCGAGGTCGCCGGTGACGACCTCGACCTCGTCGGTGACGTTCGCCGCGTCGAACGCATCGTGCGCAACCTGATCGCCAACGCCATCGACCACGCCGAAGGCGGGCCGGTGGAGGTCCGATTCGGCGCCGACGAGCGCGCCGTGGCCGTCAGCGTCCGCGATTACGGCGTCGGGCTCCGCCCCGGCGAGGCGGAACTGGTGTTCACCCGGTTCTGGCGTGCCGACCCGTCCCGCAACCGCCGCACCGGCGGCACCGGGCTCGGCCTGTCGATCAGCTCCGAGGACGCGCGGCTGCACGGCGGGCTGCTCGACGCGTGGGGCGAACCCGGCTCCGGATCGTGCTTCCGGCTGACGTTGCCGCGCACACCTGGACAGGACTTCACCGACAGCCCGCTGGCATTGCCCGTCGGCAGGCGCATCGCCGCCCCCGGCGCGCTGTTGGCCCGCACCGTCGACGCCCAAGCCGACGGCGAGCAGGAGCGGGAGGGCGCGGTCCGGGACACCGGCCCCGCCCGGCTGTCCGAACCGTCCTCGCACGACGGCGCCGGACTCGACCAGGGGCCGGACCACCAGCCGAGCGAGGACCAGGCGAGGGTCGATCAAACGAAGGCCGACCACGCGCGGGCCGGTCGCACCGCCGAACGAGGCCGGGAGGACTTGCGATGA
- a CDS encoding LpqB family beta-propeller domain-containing protein, whose amino-acid sequence MTRRPLAVLALALLPLTACASIPERSDPKAVEPSVEGNNAPADSTPEPPRGLNSFDLVRSFADSGSTPESGFAAAREYLTADAGRRWEPDNSVLIVDNIDTIPVQPQPNQPENVQLVSLQADRVGRLRPDASFVPDTGQYEVQVSVERNRDGQWRIALPPKDMLISRTAFKNGFMAVPIYFADHDGGGVVPDLRWVVSPNQRTLPRRVIELLIAGPSEGFKDAMGSKLPPGANPKTNVSEADDGALVVNLSELGDIDLESRQMIAAQVVLSLQSVSKARVRLQEEGVPLLPGKRDLQPSDVESYESDNAVNPDLPGLAVIGERLHVLDENVGPIPGPAGSGALEVLQAAQSTDGSRLAAVTRNPTGMVGLQVGPYGKGMSELPPTGSFMSRPTWRGDSEVWTVVNGRDVFRAVDEGGSWGVRPVDVGEFSGGGQLTQLRLSHDGTRAAGVVDGRIVVAAVVDEDGRVALRHPVTLGADRGFRVTGVDWLTDKSLVAVTDGSSPVMEVTVDGFEWTEYASANLTQPINAVTVGPRKRVVVADQRWLWEATASNAVWSVLPGEIEGNSIPFFPG is encoded by the coding sequence ATGACACGTCGACCGCTGGCTGTGCTGGCGCTGGCCCTGCTCCCGCTGACCGCCTGCGCCTCGATCCCGGAACGCTCCGATCCGAAAGCGGTGGAACCGTCGGTGGAGGGCAACAACGCCCCCGCCGACTCGACACCGGAACCGCCGCGCGGGCTGAACTCCTTCGACCTCGTGCGCAGTTTCGCCGACAGCGGGTCGACTCCGGAGAGCGGTTTCGCCGCGGCCAGGGAGTACCTGACCGCCGACGCCGGACGGCGCTGGGAACCGGACAACTCGGTGCTCATCGTCGACAACATCGACACCATCCCGGTGCAGCCCCAGCCGAACCAGCCGGAGAACGTGCAGCTCGTGAGCCTGCAGGCGGACCGCGTCGGGCGACTGCGCCCGGACGCCTCGTTCGTCCCCGACACCGGTCAGTACGAGGTGCAGGTCAGCGTGGAGCGGAATCGGGACGGGCAGTGGCGGATCGCCCTGCCGCCCAAGGACATGCTGATCAGCAGGACCGCGTTCAAGAACGGTTTCATGGCCGTGCCGATCTACTTCGCCGATCACGACGGCGGGGGCGTCGTGCCCGACCTGCGCTGGGTCGTCTCGCCGAACCAGCGAACGCTGCCCCGGCGCGTGATCGAACTGCTCATCGCAGGTCCCTCCGAGGGCTTCAAGGACGCGATGGGCAGCAAGCTGCCGCCGGGCGCCAACCCGAAGACCAACGTCAGCGAGGCCGATGACGGCGCGCTGGTGGTCAACCTCAGCGAACTCGGCGACATCGATCTCGAATCGCGGCAGATGATCGCCGCGCAGGTCGTGCTGTCGCTGCAGAGCGTCAGCAAGGCCCGAGTCCGGCTCCAGGAAGAGGGCGTTCCGCTGCTTCCCGGCAAGCGGGACCTGCAGCCGTCCGACGTCGAGTCCTACGAGAGCGACAACGCGGTGAACCCCGACCTGCCCGGTCTCGCCGTGATCGGGGAACGGCTGCACGTGCTGGACGAGAACGTCGGCCCGATCCCGGGACCCGCAGGCTCCGGTGCGCTGGAAGTGCTGCAGGCCGCCCAGTCCACCGACGGTTCACGGCTCGCCGCGGTCACCCGCAATCCCACCGGGATGGTGGGGTTGCAGGTCGGCCCGTACGGGAAGGGCATGTCCGAGCTGCCGCCGACCGGCAGCTTCATGAGCAGGCCCACCTGGCGCGGCGACTCCGAGGTGTGGACGGTCGTCAACGGGCGCGACGTCTTCCGCGCGGTCGACGAGGGCGGCTCATGGGGGGTCCGGCCCGTCGACGTGGGCGAGTTCTCCGGCGGTGGGCAGCTCACCCAGCTGCGCCTCTCGCATGACGGGACGCGGGCGGCGGGTGTGGTCGACGGACGGATCGTCGTCGCCGCCGTCGTGGACGAGGACGGGCGCGTCGCGTTGCGGCACCCGGTGACATTGGGCGCGGACCGGGGTTTCCGGGTGACGGGAGTCGACTGGCTCACCGACAAGTCCCTGGTGGCGGTCACCGACGGCTCTTCGCCGGTCATGGAGGTCACCGTGGACGGCTTCGAGTGGACCGAGTACGCCTCGGCGAACCTGACGCAGCCGATCAACGCGGTGACCGTCGGACCGCGCAAACGGGTCGTGGTGGCCGACCAGCGGTGGCTGTGGGAGGCGACCGCCTCGAACGCGGTGTGGAGCGTGCTGCCGGGGGAGATCGAGGGGAATTCGATCCCGTTCTTCCCGGGCTGA
- a CDS encoding ComF family protein yields MSRERSSGEVEAGGARPWHRTGGAVAAAVSGLIDLMLPLRCAGCAHPGVGWCVGCARELGGLRKVTRELPMPPGDAAVPPVFALGRYRGAARRAVVSYKVAGRRDLAEPFGFAIADGLEGIIGWEPLAAAPFEGGTDLDVPGTWHLVPAPSRAINSRRRGGAHMTRVADRAAAALAEHGRAVAVADCLVAGSGTRDSVGLAPPERLRNLAGRLSVLPRRSPPAGAPVLLIDDVLTTGATVLSSAHVLARHGIPVTAVLVLTATAG; encoded by the coding sequence ATGAGCCGGGAAAGGTCATCGGGCGAGGTCGAGGCGGGCGGTGCGCGGCCCTGGCACCGGACCGGTGGCGCGGTCGCCGCCGCGGTGTCCGGGCTGATCGACCTGATGCTGCCGCTGCGCTGCGCGGGCTGCGCACATCCCGGCGTCGGCTGGTGCGTGGGCTGCGCCCGGGAACTCGGCGGGCTGCGCAAGGTCACGCGTGAACTCCCGATGCCGCCGGGTGACGCCGCCGTGCCGCCCGTGTTCGCCCTGGGGCGTTATCGCGGCGCGGCGCGACGTGCAGTCGTCTCCTACAAGGTCGCCGGGCGCCGCGACCTCGCCGAGCCGTTCGGCTTCGCGATCGCCGACGGCCTGGAGGGGATCATCGGCTGGGAACCGCTCGCGGCCGCGCCGTTCGAGGGCGGCACCGATCTCGACGTGCCCGGGACGTGGCACTTGGTGCCCGCGCCTTCGCGAGCGATCAACTCGCGGCGGCGGGGAGGCGCGCACATGACCCGGGTCGCGGACCGGGCGGCGGCCGCGCTCGCGGAGCACGGCCGTGCGGTTGCGGTCGCCGACTGCCTCGTGGCCGGTTCCGGTACGCGGGACTCGGTGGGTCTCGCCCCGCCGGAGCGGCTGCGCAACCTGGCCGGTCGGTTGTCGGTGCTGCCACGGCGATCGCCGCCGGCGGGCGCACCCGTGCTGCTGATCGACGACGTGCTCACCACGGGCGCCACGGTCCTGAGCTCGGCGCACGTCCTCGCCCGGCATGGCATTCCGGTCACCGCGGTGCTGGTACTGACCGCGACCGCCGGTTAA